In Streptomyces sp. NBC_00878, a single window of DNA contains:
- a CDS encoding IclR family transcriptional regulator — protein MRAGVSGVREVKSAARTLALLELLAARGDRPARLDELAEELGVPRSSMYQLLQTLIDRGWVRSDTTGSLYGIGIRALLTGTNYLDSDPHVRTVRPFLDQASDALGETIHLARLDGPNVVYLATRESHEYLRTISRVGRRIPAHAGALGKALLAERPDAELPLPEGPLTAFTENTHTDRVTLLADLAGVRERGYSIDREETVTGIAGFGFALRYDSPATDAISCSVPVARLDEEHEARVVTVMREIRTKIESVLSPASGAPDWR, from the coding sequence GTGCGGGCAGGGGTCTCGGGCGTCCGTGAGGTCAAGTCGGCGGCCCGGACTCTCGCGCTGCTCGAACTCCTCGCCGCGCGGGGCGACAGGCCCGCCCGCCTGGACGAACTCGCCGAGGAGCTCGGCGTACCGCGCAGCAGCATGTACCAATTGCTGCAGACCCTGATCGACCGCGGCTGGGTGCGCTCCGACACCACCGGTTCCCTGTACGGCATCGGGATCCGCGCGCTGCTCACCGGTACGAACTACCTCGACAGCGATCCGCACGTACGCACGGTCCGCCCCTTTCTCGACCAGGCCTCGGACGCCCTCGGCGAGACGATCCACCTGGCCCGGCTGGACGGCCCGAACGTCGTCTACCTCGCGACCCGCGAGTCCCACGAGTACCTGCGCACCATCAGCCGGGTCGGCCGCCGGATCCCGGCCCACGCGGGCGCCCTCGGCAAGGCGCTTCTGGCCGAGCGCCCCGACGCCGAACTCCCGCTCCCCGAGGGACCGTTGACCGCCTTCACGGAGAACACCCACACCGACCGCGTCACGCTGCTCGCCGACCTCGCGGGGGTGCGCGAGCGCGGTTACTCCATCGACCGCGAGGAGACGGTGACCGGCATCGCGGGCTTCGGCTTCGCCCTGCGGTACGACTCACCGGCCACGGACGCCATCAGCTGCTCGGTGCCGGTGGCCAGGCTCGACGAGGAGCACGAGGCCCGGGTCGTGACGGTCATGCGGGAGATCCGGACAAAGATCGAGAGCGTACTGTCACCCGCGTCCGGCGCTCCCGACTGGCGTTGA
- a CDS encoding transposase, translating to MMPAPRKYPLELRERAVRMYRTAEPKPVIRRMAEELGVHHEALRNWIRQAEADAGERDDLLTTEEKNELAQLRREVRDLRRANEVLRTASAFFAAQPESDRPLTFLMPGLPSPRSVPVTSAQHRRRSPSRGPLGLEIRTILATTGPPEADSDDRYRTHGVVVTDSGESAGVEWFTSRSLRRAAADEQLRGRPMAAADSGRSPPSSAGPTQEHSARARCADPYQPHVCVVLASTH from the coding sequence ATGATGCCTGCCCCGAGGAAGTACCCGCTGGAGTTGCGTGAGCGTGCGGTGCGGATGTACCGGACCGCCGAGCCGAAGCCGGTGATCCGCCGCATGGCCGAGGAACTCGGCGTGCATCACGAAGCCCTGCGGAACTGGATCCGGCAGGCCGAGGCCGATGCCGGCGAGCGGGATGACCTGCTCACCACCGAAGAGAAGAACGAGCTCGCCCAGCTGCGGCGCGAGGTGCGGGACCTGCGCCGGGCGAACGAGGTCCTGCGGACGGCCTCGGCTTTTTTCGCCGCGCAGCCTGAGAGTGACAGACCGCTGACCTTCTTGATGCCTGGCCTTCCCTCACCAAGGAGCGTGCCCGTGACAAGTGCTCAGCATCGACGCCGATCTCCATCTCGCGGCCCATTGGGATTGGAAATTCGGACGATTCTAGCAACCACGGGACCGCCTGAAGCGGACAGTGACGACCGCTACCGCACACACGGTGTCGTGGTGACCGATTCCGGTGAATCGGCCGGCGTGGAGTGGTTCACCTCTCGCAGTCTGCGCCGCGCCGCTGCCGACGAGCAGCTACGAGGCCGGCCCATGGCCGCCGCGGACTCTGGACGCTCTCCTCCTAGTAGCGCCGGGCCCACGCAAGAGCACTCAGCTCGGGCTCGATGCGCCGATCCGTATCAGCCGCACGTGTGCGTCGTATTGGCGAGCACCCATTAG
- a CDS encoding hemerythrin domain-containing protein, producing MLINPDAPVDKPEIQQMKVIHRVMRREFAQLPALIAGVSVGDTARARLLGSHLSLVLGMLHDHHEAEDELLWPVLMERVPIEKDLIGVMEVQHQAIGDAVGTVAAALPAWTADAKAPARDRLADSLRDLGPALTEHLDLEEDSVLPLIHDHLTVPEWLAPQKHAMKHGPKTLTGKLTLAGMVLEDATPRERAWFLGEMPAPARLLWRLMGARQYDAHVRLIRIGASSPS from the coding sequence ATGTTGATTAACCCTGATGCCCCTGTCGACAAGCCCGAGATCCAGCAGATGAAGGTCATTCACCGTGTGATGAGGCGGGAGTTCGCCCAGCTTCCCGCTCTCATCGCCGGGGTGTCCGTGGGCGATACCGCCCGCGCCCGTCTGCTCGGCAGTCACCTCTCCCTGGTTCTGGGGATGCTGCACGACCACCACGAGGCCGAAGACGAACTGCTCTGGCCGGTCCTCATGGAACGCGTGCCGATCGAGAAGGACTTGATCGGCGTCATGGAAGTGCAGCACCAGGCGATCGGCGACGCCGTCGGCACAGTCGCGGCCGCGTTGCCCGCCTGGACCGCCGATGCGAAGGCCCCGGCCCGCGACCGGCTTGCCGACTCCCTGCGGGATCTCGGCCCGGCCCTGACCGAGCATCTGGACCTGGAAGAGGACTCAGTGCTTCCGCTCATCCACGATCACCTCACCGTGCCGGAATGGCTGGCGCCGCAGAAGCACGCCATGAAGCACGGCCCCAAGACGCTGACCGGCAAGCTGACCCTGGCCGGTATGGTCCTGGAGGATGCCACGCCGCGCGAACGCGCATGGTTCCTCGGCGAGATGCCTGCCCCTGCCCGGCTGCTGTGGCGGCTAATGGGTGCTCGCCAATACGACGCACACGTGCGGCTGATACGGATCGGCGCATCGAGCCCGAGCTGA
- a CDS encoding TetR/AcrR family transcriptional regulator has translation MAKRTYRSKVRTVAAGQTHTAILRAAEELFVESGYARATVSAIADRAGVALNTVYTSVGGKPALVEALAREGTEDEEIQTALDALLATTDGSEVLRLTAESTGEITRRHERVLNFLRDNATADPAVAAAAEHAVKRYRERLAIIADHLVALRAVRLDAVRTEQILWFYFGQGAWRTVRGFGWAWADGGVWLAARAADALLRTPTGDGG, from the coding sequence ATGGCGAAGCGCACCTACCGTTCGAAGGTCCGGACCGTCGCGGCGGGACAGACACATACCGCCATCCTCCGAGCCGCGGAAGAACTGTTCGTCGAGTCGGGGTACGCCAGGGCCACGGTCTCCGCCATCGCGGACCGGGCGGGGGTCGCGCTGAACACCGTGTACACGAGCGTCGGAGGCAAGCCGGCACTGGTGGAGGCGCTGGCACGGGAGGGCACGGAGGACGAGGAGATCCAGACCGCACTCGACGCCCTCCTGGCCACAACAGATGGCTCGGAAGTCCTGCGTCTGACGGCCGAGAGCACCGGCGAGATCACACGCCGCCATGAACGCGTCCTGAACTTCCTGCGCGACAACGCGACCGCCGATCCTGCGGTGGCCGCTGCAGCCGAACACGCTGTCAAGCGCTACCGCGAGCGGCTGGCCATCATCGCCGACCACCTGGTGGCCCTGCGGGCGGTCCGCCTGGACGCGGTCCGAACCGAGCAGATCCTCTGGTTCTACTTCGGCCAGGGGGCCTGGAGGACCGTCCGCGGGTTCGGCTGGGCCTGGGCGGACGGCGGCGTCTGGCTGGCCGCACGGGCAGCCGACGCCCTGCTGCGCACACCCACGGGCGACGGCGGCTGA
- a CDS encoding helix-turn-helix domain-containing protein: MATTTKSARQVEPGTYEAYMHDCPAVALLSTISNRWVSLTMCTLGSYGDPMRYSHVSREIPGVSQKMLTQTLRMLERDGMVKRTATPTVPVRVDYELTPLGQGLYDLLSQVRDWAVDKTDEVDAARARYDTRQTDQ, translated from the coding sequence ATGGCCACCACGACGAAGTCGGCGCGCCAGGTCGAGCCCGGCACGTACGAGGCGTACATGCACGACTGTCCCGCGGTGGCCTTGCTCTCGACGATCAGCAACCGGTGGGTCAGCCTGACGATGTGCACCCTCGGGTCCTACGGCGATCCGATGCGTTACAGCCACGTCAGTCGCGAGATCCCTGGCGTCAGCCAGAAGATGCTCACCCAGACCCTGCGCATGCTCGAGCGCGACGGCATGGTGAAGCGGACGGCCACACCGACTGTGCCGGTACGTGTCGACTACGAGCTGACCCCGCTCGGACAGGGCCTGTATGACCTGCTGTCCCAGGTACGCGACTGGGCCGTCGACAAGACCGATGAGGTCGACGCGGCGCGGGCCCGCTACGACACCCGGCAGACCGACCAGTAA
- a CDS encoding NADP-dependent oxidoreductase has protein sequence MRAVVYRSVGAPDVIEVAAIDLPEPGMFEIRIKVDAAALNPADVAAWSGLFPAPEQGSHFGLGWDVAGTVDAVGPGVAWEVGTPVIAIVQGATGVVRAQAEYTIVPSNALAHAPTGIDAVHASTIPLNGLTAAQSVELLGLGEGQSVFITGAAGAVGGYAVQLAKRRKLTVIASDFADDENFVTGVLGADTFVPASDDPAAAVRRFHPHGVDAVLDTAMLGVIAAVRDGGTFVTTRMDAVPQTERGIQVRLTQVSPDAAMLTTLSDLATSGALTLRVAQTYPLEEAAQAHGRLAEGGLRGRLVLTP, from the coding sequence ATGCGAGCAGTTGTCTACCGGTCCGTCGGCGCACCAGACGTCATCGAAGTGGCAGCCATCGACCTGCCCGAACCGGGCATGTTCGAGATACGGATCAAGGTCGATGCCGCCGCCCTCAACCCCGCTGATGTCGCAGCCTGGAGCGGCCTGTTCCCGGCCCCCGAGCAGGGCAGTCACTTCGGTCTCGGCTGGGATGTGGCCGGCACGGTCGATGCCGTCGGCCCCGGCGTGGCGTGGGAGGTCGGCACGCCTGTGATCGCGATCGTGCAGGGGGCGACCGGTGTCGTGCGGGCCCAGGCCGAGTACACGATTGTGCCCAGTAACGCCCTGGCCCACGCGCCGACCGGGATCGACGCCGTGCACGCGTCCACCATCCCGTTGAACGGCCTGACCGCCGCGCAATCGGTGGAGCTTCTCGGCCTCGGTGAAGGGCAGAGCGTCTTCATCACCGGCGCGGCCGGTGCGGTCGGCGGCTACGCCGTGCAACTGGCCAAGCGACGCAAGCTGACGGTGATCGCCAGCGATTTCGCCGACGACGAGAACTTCGTCACCGGCGTCCTCGGCGCCGACACCTTCGTGCCCGCGAGTGACGACCCCGCCGCAGCGGTGCGCCGGTTCCACCCGCATGGCGTGGACGCGGTGCTGGACACCGCCATGCTTGGCGTCATCGCGGCAGTCAGGGACGGCGGAACCTTCGTCACCACCCGGATGGATGCTGTGCCGCAGACGGAGCGCGGCATCCAGGTACGGCTGACCCAGGTCTCCCCCGACGCGGCGATGCTCACCACCCTCTCCGACCTCGCCACCTCAGGCGCGCTCACCCTTCGGGTCGCCCAGACATACCCACTGGAAGAGGCGGCGCAGGCCCACGGACGCCTCGCGGAGGGCGGCCTGCGAGGCCGACTCGTCCTCACACCCTGA
- a CDS encoding NADPH-dependent F420 reductase, protein MAVIGFIGSGNIGQALARQAIVSGHDVVMSNSRGPHTLPRLIDALGPRARAATPEQAGVAGDLVVVAIPFRNVRQIPVQPLTGKIVIDANNYYAPRDGHIAAIDNGDTAASEILAAHLSDARIVKAFNAIMAAQIIEHARPPGTPHRRAIPIAGDDNQAKRAVTGFIDRIGFDTVDAGSLVSGRSIDPMDAWGPVLDADALRAAMAARTQH, encoded by the coding sequence ATGGCCGTCATCGGCTTTATCGGCAGCGGCAACATCGGACAGGCCCTCGCCCGACAGGCGATCGTCTCCGGCCACGACGTCGTGATGAGCAACTCCCGAGGCCCGCACACCCTCCCCCGGTTGATCGACGCGCTCGGCCCGAGGGCACGCGCGGCAACACCCGAACAAGCCGGCGTGGCCGGCGACCTGGTCGTTGTGGCGATCCCGTTCCGCAACGTGCGGCAGATCCCGGTGCAACCCCTGACCGGCAAGATCGTCATCGACGCAAACAACTACTACGCGCCGCGCGACGGACACATCGCCGCCATCGACAACGGAGACACCGCGGCCAGTGAAATACTCGCCGCGCACCTCTCAGACGCCCGCATCGTCAAAGCCTTCAACGCGATCATGGCCGCCCAGATCATCGAGCACGCCCGCCCGCCCGGCACACCTCACCGGCGCGCCATACCCATCGCCGGCGACGACAACCAGGCGAAGCGAGCCGTCACCGGATTCATCGACCGGATCGGCTTCGACACTGTCGACGCCGGATCACTGGTCAGCGGCCGAAGCATCGATCCGATGGATGCCTGGGGCCCGGTTCTCGACGCGGACGCACTGCGTGCGGCCATGGCCGCACGCACACAGCACTGA